GACTCTGTCTCTATTGAATCTGAAGCACTGCTCCTGCACATGCATGAGAAGGATTCATTCATAATCATAAATACAATGCTTGCTCTTCACAAGTGCACATTTGCAACAGCATCATGTGGATGACCATTTGGTCAACCACCATTTGGAGAAACATTTTCATACTCATTAACAACCAATACAGAGTGGACTAACAGGATGAACACAGGTGAGTTGATCACATAATCACAGCATCAAATAGCAGCCACACAGGAAAACGCTTTTCAgctttctgtcatttctgtgcaAACGGGCataatttttaaaatacatcTAAAGGCAAAaagtttctgaaataaaaacacaaaagagatGTGTTTCCTCTTGAAACGTTGTTGCGTAAACAGGTGATTAATGTACAAATTACATAAAATttattttctcaactttttctcTCAACACTCTCGATTCACAACTAAATACATCTGTACACATAtttacagcttaaatataaaaactttaaaaaaatcttcagaCTATTTAGATCTGAGATGTTGCAGCTGGAGGAGTCagtctgaccccctgctgttagtttgtgtgtgtggattcagGTTCAGAAGTGAGTGTGCACGCGACGCAGGGTCAGCGGTCCAGCTCGGCCTGCAGGATCTCTCCCCACGACTCTACGTCCAGCGGCGTCATGACGCATCCCAGCAGCTCGTCGGCCGAGCGCACGCAGCTGAAGCGCCCTTTCAGCCAGGCGCTCTTCACACGGCTGCGGGTGTAGTTTCTCACCAGGACCACCTGCAGGTCAACCAGAAACACTGGATCTGTCAAAGAATCCTCTCAACTacaaaaccaatcaaatcagcATGAAAGTTACCTTCCATGACAATCCCTCCTGGCGGTCTCCGTCCACCTCCCTCTGACAGAGGGCTCGAACCAGGAGACACTGGTTCCTCCACAGCTGCTCGCTGCCCTCTATGATGTGGTTCCATCTCCTGCAGGTCCGTGAGGCGCTGCACAGGCTCGCCGTGTCCAGCTCGCCGAAGATCCGAACGCTCATTTCTGTGGGCAGCAGTTCGGCGAAGTCCTGGGCGTTGTCTTGACAGACTCCGCCCTCACAGAAGAAGAGCACCGCAGGAGGCGTGCAGGAGTCCGGCTGCATCCCCAGGGAGGTCTGAGCTGCCCGGtcagcctgacacacacagcAAGACCATTTACAGGATGTTCCTGAGTATGTTACAAACTTTACCTTAAAGTAATGTCACTGTTAATCAGACAGCAACGACTTCAACTTCTAGAGCTGAgatgtccagtctgtcctcacctcAGTCTAACTGCAGTTTTATGTCCAGCCTGTCTATAGTCTGTAATTACAGTGTGATGTCCAGTATGTCCTCACAGATTTTGTCCACTCTGTCCTCAGCACCACCAGaagcagctccaggtccagtGTGCTGCtcagcagagggacaggaggTGGAGATCACACCAGTGACTCTGGATTTCAACTTGACCTGCTGGACCACACAGTCCCCTCCAGACTCTCTCAttctccgtctgtctcctgctcctccgcttCCTCGACAACGTGTCAGTCTCAGTAGCTGTATTTTGACCGGCTCACGTGCCTCTCAGACATTAAAAACGTGTGTCTTTGCGTTCAGCTCTCGGTCAATTGCACGATACGAGTCTCCGCCCTCCTCCACGCCCAGGCTACGGCCCGTGTCGGTGTTGTGAACCAAACGTTTAGGCAGCTGGCCGTGCCGGTGACAAGGTGAAGGTTTCTGccttattgtttttcttttgtaattatTCTGATTTCTTACCGTCGCTGCGTCTGCGTGCGTCTGACAGCTCGAGCTTCTCGACTCCTAACGGCTGTTTACACACAACCAAGTCACGTGTCCTGGTGACggagctgcgcatgcgcacgAGGTCAATATTTAAAAGGCTTTAAAGGTCTGTGACGTAAGCACGTATGTATGTAGTACTGTAGATATTTATTGATACTTTGTATCAAAACTGATTATTTTCGAATAGTGCCTGAACATCAGTTCttcacgctctctctctctcttgctctctctctctctctcattcacacacacacacacacacacacacacacacacacttatttatACAAACAAATTGTATaatttatataaaaacaaataaataaataaacgttCATGTGAATATGTTCATTGTATCTATATTTGcttatatattatttttatatttcgttttaaacgtgtgtgtgtgcgtgtgtgtgtgtgtgtgtgtgtctcgtgAGTCTCGTGAGTACATGTCCGTTCTTGTGCGATATACTGACCTACTGCGCATGCTCGCCGAACTCCCGGAAGTTTTGGACTGTACTGGCTgcgtggagacggaggagtagtgagtgtttgtgtttgtgtttgtgtttgtgtttgtgtttgtgtttgtgttgtggtcCACTTCGGGGCCTCCAGGGGGGACACGGAGCCGCAGTCCAGCGGTTCAGTTTTTCCTGTATAACTTGGTCTCCACCGGTGTTTCCACTCCGCGGgcggccgccgcctccctcccccgcctgcAGAGCTCCATGACCCGCTTTGACCTGGTGCCGGTGGACGGAGGAGAACCGGTCCACGTGCCGCCCGGGGAGACGGTTCTGGGCCGGGGTCCGTTCCTCCGAGTGAGTCCTTCTGTGTGAACCGCTGTCCCTCCTCTGAGGTGTCCAGTCTGTCTTAAAACTGCGGTTGAACTTCCAGTCTGTCGCCAGTCCTGAGTCTTCACTCTGTAGCAGTTAGTCTGTCCTCACCGTGCAACGTCCAGCCTGTCTTCACTTTCTAACGTTTAGTCTGTCCTCACTCTATAATGTTAAGTATAACTTGCTCTTTTACGTCCATTAACAACCAGTTGTATCCTTAGTCTCTAGCAACCAGTCTGACCTTTATCAAtatcatgtttttaaactgtCCTGACAGTTTAACGTCCACTTTGTCTTCAGTAGTCCATGTAGTGTATAATCAAGCCGATCTGTTATCTAGTTTGCATCTGCAAGCAGCAGGCTGTCAAATCATACTTCTTTATAGAAGGTCTTTAATCTGTAATATCCGTTTTGTTCTCAGTGGGCGTGTTGAGtctttccacatttttttaGCATTGGTCTGTTCACAGTCTGTGCAGTTCAGTGTTCAACTTTAGGTatttcttgacattttttcTGACTCCAAGCAAACATTAAAtcttttggtttcatttttttcaaatgttgcaGTAAAGTTTTGCTGCCAATATTTCACGTTGAAGGTTGACTGACCCCAGCTGTGGTGTGTTTCAGGTTGGTGATCGCAGAGTGTCCAGACAGCACGGACTCCTGGAGAACGTGGACGGACGGCTGCGTCTCAAGCCGGTACGTCACTCCTCTGCTGCATCACAAACATCTCGCGCACGTTCAGACCACACTTCATCTGTGTCCTCACTCCACAGAGATTTGATGTGCTCCACTGGAAGACTGAACAAGCTGGAATCTACACTCAGACTGAGTTCTATCTTTCTGTTTTGCAGACTCATCTTAACCCCTGTTTCATCCAGACGTCTCTGGCCGATGACCCCCGCCCCCTGGAGAAGGGCCAGTGGCACCTTCTCCACCATGGGgacctcttctctctgctgccgGGACAGCTCATCTTCCAGGTGGAGGTTGTGGACGAGGACCCTGCCACCCCCAGGTACCAGCAGGCTGACTGTTTTTTGCTGTGCCAAAGCAACCATCAGATTTCCTCGGTTACAAACCAGGAGGTTGTCGTAAACATGCTGTGATCAGTTTCTCTGTGTGTCTTCCCTCAGAAACAGCCAGGTAtttgaggagcaggaggaaggaagagcacctcctgctggcagaggagagcaggagcagaCTCCTCCAGCCGCAGGCACCCATCAGCCGGTGCCCGATACTCCAAGCATCTGTCCAAAACAGGTACGGCGACTCAGCACCTTATCAGCCTTTGGACAACAACATCTTAAAAAGATATGACTCTGTTTACAGCAGGGAGAGTCATCTGAAAAGGCagtacaggaggaggagaagaaggaggtgatTGTTGCTCCGGCTGAACCCAGAAAGAGAGTTTTACCAGACTGGATGATGGCGGCTGCGACCGGAATTTCAAAGAAGCCTGCGTTGACTCCGAAAGGTACTGAGCAGTTTGAGTTCATCTCCTGAGGAGGTGTGATGGTGTCGGGGTGGTCTCGCTGTCTCACTGTTATCTGTCTCGTGTCTCTGCAGTTCAGAAACAGAAAGCCACCACATCTTCAGCCAGCAGGAAGCCAGCACGGGCTGCGCCCACTCAAACCTACTCATccccggaggaggagcagcccagcatggaggagaggccgaggaagaagaggagaagtcATGACGAAGAACCTCCTCGGACAAAATCAGTTGAGTAAAGTTCCTTTGACTGATGAAATATTTCTTCAAAGCCTTTTATTGTCAAAATAAAATCCCACTAAGATGCAGTGTGTGTATTAGTTTAGTTTGTCTTAGAGGACAAAGATGGATCTGATTTAGTGTCTCTGACTTCCAGGACGTCCCCTCACACACATCTGCCACTGAGTCTCACCActctgaggatgaagatgacGTCTTTGCCGGCATGCCTGCCACTTCCAGGCCTGCCGCTTCCAGGCCTGCCACTTCCACAGCTGCCACTTCCACAGCTGCCGCTTCCAAGCCTGCCACTTCCACAGCTGCCGCTTCCACAGCTGCCGCTTCCACAGCTGCCGCTTCTAAGCCTGCCACTTCCACAGCTTCCACTTCCAAGCCTGCCACTGTGAAAACTAACGGCTCCGTGCAGACACGTGACACCGGAAACACGTACCAGAACAAGCCACCTGCCAGCTCCACGTCTGCAGCTGCAACCAGCGTCAGGACGCCATGTCCGTATGGGAGGGACTGCTACAGGTACATCAGCATGAACGGAAACACCTGTcctgtcagctgcagcagggagtTACAGTTAGAGTAATCCTGGTTTGTCTTCCAGGAAGAACCCGCTTCATTTTCAGGAGTGCAGTCATCCAGGAGACGCCGACTaccaagaggaggaggaagaggagaaggaagaggatcGGCCTGAGTGTCCCTATGGTACCGACTGCTATAGGTCAGAAACCTCAGTGATAGTTTGCAGTGTGtgcatctctgtgtgtgtgttttctaaagGGTCtctcatttttcactttgtttacacTGCAGGAAAAACCCTCTTCATAGGAAggagtacaaacacacacagacaccttcaggtactacacacacacacacacacacatctcgtTTTTCATGACgttctgatttttttcaattttaaataaatgaatacagtgtattaaaatgaagctgtgtgtgtgtcgcagctCAGCCCACTCCTGCTTACCCCAGAAAGGGTTATGAGGAAGatgacgatgaggaggaggatgaggatgagtaTGAAGCCAGCTTCATTGATGACGAGAGCTTGGACGGAGATGATGACTCAGACTACATCCCGCCCCCTGACTCTGAAGAAAGCGTGCGGGAGGATTCGCAGCATCTGCGGGAAGAGGCGCAGAGTCTGCGGCAGGAAGCGCTTGACTTCCTGAAGAGGAGCAAGTAgctccctgtcctccacaggaagcaggctttattttgaaaagaccACAGGAAGTCTGCTGCACTTTTCTCTGCTTGTGTCAAAGAACCTTTTAATTTCGAGAACATAATTTTATATCAGAGCAGCTTCCtgtcaaacagagaaacagccaCAGTGATCATTTTGATGTTTGCTATGTtcaatttgtttgtttctgttgttttagcCGATGAACAGCTTTCTGATGTTTACTTGTAATGAagtatttctttaaaacactttaaaggAGGCGTCATTGATGTTAGATGACCAGTGAGgtctgaaaagctgcagaactttgaatgtgaatgtgggtctggacctggaccccaAGTTGCCTTGGTAGCCATCCAAAGAAATTAGATTTCAGATAGTTCTGCTGTTTTTTGGTAAAGGATGAAGATCAAAGTCCACATTCTGTTTCTTGAGTTTCAGATGGAAACTTTGAAGAATAGCTTAAATTAGTACTACTCAGAATAGGATAGAATAGAATATACTTCATCATTCTAAGAGGGAAATTCCTTAGCATACAGTCTCAACTTTTAAGGTTCAACTTAAAACCTTTTGATAAAGTTTCCAGTTAGAGCTGGTTCAGGCCACTCTGAATCATTTTCTAGTTAAGCTGCTATAGGCTTAGACTGCTGGGAgatcttctttccttttttgatcTCCATCCAGTAATATTTCACTATTAGATGACACTACGTTCTCCAGCTCTTCTGcattttgttctctctctctctctctctctctctctttcaaatgTCCTTTCCATCATCTAAATTTtgtcatgtggaattgttggggtTTCTCTCTAAAAGTGCCTAGAAattattgttttgtatttggctcattataaataaaacaacactgaatTGATTTAATATCAGTAGCAACGATTACTCTCAGTATATCAAAAATATTGCTGCTTCTATGATTACGTACTATCGCCGCTGCCGCTCGTCCACCGTGGGCTGTAGTTACACTCCTCAACAGTAGGGGGCGGGACTGTGCAGGACGCTGTAAACCGGAAGAAGTGGAGACACGGGgtagcagaagaagaagaaacggaaGCGGCGTGTGCGGAGCGGCGGGTTGTTTGTTAGCGGACAACAGGTGAGTGTTTTTGGGTTTAGCTTCAGATTCGGCCGCCCGTGAAACTTTTTACTGGCGGTTTGATGAGTCAAACGGACTTTGTGGACCTGAAGAGCCGCGGGGTTTCACACAGAAGCTAGCTCTTCTTGCTAACACTATGAATGGACGCACACACTCCGGCTAGGCTAACATGTGCTAGCAGGGCTGTTGACTTTATTATGTCTATATTAAATGTTTCACACGTAGAGTCACTGTGAGGATGGTTCTGCAGAAGAACACTCTGGGGTTATTTGCTCATAGTAATCGATAGATTGAGTCTATCAGCCAAAGGCGCCGGACAGTGTCGCTGATCAGACGATTTACAGATTCAGCTGGATTCATGTTGATAGAATTTTTCAATGACGTgtaagttttatttatattttgagtGTGGAATCAACAAATACAACATTTTAACAAAGATACAAGCCATCAAACCAAATTCCTGACATCCTACCCACAGCCAAGAAGGGTCAGCCGCTGCCAGAGGTGGTTTTCAtctcaacagaaaataaataggCTGGCTGAATGTTGAATAATTGAATAAGAACAAAATACCTCTAGTGTTATCTCGTTGGCGTCCGTAGTCCTCCACCTGATATTTACTGTGACATTTGCATATCATCAGTAATATTTTACTGTTCGGTCCAGTATCCATTTATGCATAAGCAGCCACTTTTGCATTTGGTCATTGTCCAGATTTCTTCCAGTTCCCGACGATGATATGCCAACCAATCTTGGTAACTTTGTGCcaaatgttttcagtgattGTGGGGAAATAAGACAGCACTGTACAGtcttacaaaaacaaaattttgGACAAAGCAAAACCTCCCTTTTAATAACGCCGGTGTACTAGTTTACCTTCATCCCTACTACACTTCCAGCAGGCAGCCGTATCCTTTAGTCCAAGTCTCAGTAGCCTAGTTGGTGTCTATTAAAACTTATGAATTCCCTCACCTTCAGATCCCTTGACATCATTTGAGAGCTGCCACTTAACTTCTCACATTTCTGTTCATTGAAAGAAATCGACAGATCTCTCT
The nucleotide sequence above comes from Salarias fasciatus chromosome 6, fSalaFa1.1, whole genome shotgun sequence. Encoded proteins:
- the LOC115390409 gene encoding F-box only protein 48-like, whose product is MQPDSCTPPAVLFFCEGGVCQDNAQDFAELLPTEMSVRIFGELDTASLCSASRTCRRWNHIIEGSEQLWRNQCLLVRALCQREVDGDRQEGLSWKVVLVRNYTRSRVKSAWLKGRFSCVRSADELLGCVMTPLDVESWGEILQAELDR
- the LOC115390375 gene encoding aprataxin and PNK-like factor codes for the protein MTRFDLVPVDGGEPVHVPPGETVLGRGPFLRVGDRRVSRQHGLLENVDGRLRLKPTHLNPCFIQTSLADDPRPLEKGQWHLLHHGDLFSLLPGQLIFQVEVVDEDPATPRNSQVFEEQEEGRAPPAGRGEQEQTPPAAGTHQPVPDTPSICPKQQGESSEKAVQEEEKKEVIVAPAEPRKRVLPDWMMAAATGISKKPALTPKVQKQKATTSSASRKPARAAPTQTYSSPEEEQPSMEERPRKKRRSHDEEPPRTKSDVPSHTSATESHHSEDEDDVFAGMPATSRPAASRPATSTAATSTAAASKPATSTAAASTAAASTAAASKPATSTASTSKPATVKTNGSVQTRDTGNTYQNKPPASSTSAAATSVRTPCPYGRDCYRKNPLHFQECSHPGDADYQEEEEEEKEEDRPECPYGTDCYRKNPLHRKEYKHTQTPSAQPTPAYPRKGYEEDDDEEEDEDEYEASFIDDESLDGDDDSDYIPPPDSEESVREDSQHLREEAQSLRQEALDFLKRSK